GCCTGTAGTTGTTTCTGGATTTCCAATAAACATTCCAATTTTTTGACGAATCTGATTAATAAAAATTAAGACTGTTTGCGATTTGCTGACAATACCTGTTAGTTTTCGTAATGCTTGAGACATAAGCCGAGCCTGAAGTCCCATATGAGCATCTCCCATATCTCCTTCAAGTTCTGCTTTTGGCACTAATGCTGCTACAGAATCTATTACTATTACATCCAATGCACCACTTCTTACTAAAATTTCAGCAATTTCTAATGCCTGTTCGCCATAATCTGGTTGAGAGACTAACAATTCATCTGTATTAACACCTAATTTCTTTGCATAAGAAACATCTAAAGCATGTTCTGCATCAATAAAAGCTGCTGTTCCACCTTGTTTTTGCGCTTCAGCAATAACATGTAAAGCAAGAGTAGTTTTACCAGAAGATTCCTGTCCAAATATCTCTATTACTCGCCCCCTTGGCATACCACCAATACCTGTAGCAATATCCAAAGAGAGAGAGCCACTAGAGATTACTGGAATATCAAATAAATGGGGCTGTGTGCCCAAACGCATAATAGCCCCTTTACCAAATTGTCTTTCAATTTGACTTAAGGCTGTTTGAATAACTTGCTGTTTTTGTTTTTCCATCTTTTACTCCTTCAAAAAAACTTTTTCTAAAGGGGTATAAATAGCCCCTTTGGGATTCAAATCACTTCTAAATAATACAATTTCTTTTACAATAAAGGAAGGTGTAGAGAAATCTGTATGCTTTTTTAATGTATTTGCTAAAATTTGACTGTTAATAGCTTTTTTTATTCTGCCCAAAGTAAGATGAGGTGTAAATGCACGATCTTCTTTAGGAAATCCTAAAATGTTTAATTTTTCTTCTAAAGCATTATGAAGTTTTTTTAAAATATCTAAATCCCCTTTAAGACCTGTCCAAATTACCCTAGCTCGTTTTATATTGGGAAATACTGAGAGGCTATATCCAGCAAGGGAAAAATATTTAATTTTAAAAGAACTTTCTTCTATTGCTTGTTTTATTTTTAAGGTTTCATTTTCTTGAATATTTCCTAAAAATTTAAGAGTTAAATGAATATTATGTGGTTTTACCCAAGAAACTTTTGGTAAAATAGGTTTTAATTTTTCAATCAAATCTGTTAGACTTTCAATTACATTTTCTGGAAGAGGAATAGCAATAAAAGTGCGTATCATAAAATTAAATATCTCCTTAACTTATCTAAAGCAGTCATAGCTGCCAACATCTTTATCTCTGAACGATCACCATTAAAATGCCATTCTGTTACTTCTATTTTTGTTGGTGTAGCTAAACCAATAAAGACAGTTCCTACTTCAGCTTCTGGGCCAGCTGTAGGGCCAGCATAGCCTGTGACAGCAATTCCTATATCACTTTTAGCTAATTTTTTCACTCCTTCTGCCATATATCTTGCTGTTTTTTCACTTACTGGCCCATATTTGTTAACAATTTCCTTTGGTACACCAAGTAACTCTATTTTTGCCTGATTGCTATATGTCACTACTCCACGATCAAAATAATTTGAACTTCCTGAAACACTTGTAATTAAATGTCCAATAAGACCACCAGTTAACGATTCTGCCACACTTAAATGATAACCTTTTTTAAGCAAAAGTTTTCCTACTACTTCTGGCATAGTTTCAGTATCCTCACCAAAAATATCATTACCTAAAATAGTTTTAATTTCCTTAATAAGTTTATCTAAATCTTCTTTTTTATTTGCCCTTAAAACTAGGTGTACTTCTGGAAAACAGGGGAGAGAGCTTACTTTTATTTCAGGAAAACTTGCCAATAATGAACTAATTTTATTGGAGACTTCAGTTTCAGAAATACCAAAAATACGAAGAGTTTTTTTGTATAAAATAGAAATATTAGGGAAAATAATATTTAAATCTGGCAACACTTGAGCCTTTAAAATCTGATTCATCTGTTTTGGTACGCCAGGTAAAAAGTAAAGAGGTTTTTCATCAAAAATAAGTTTAAAACCACAAGCATGAAAGGCTAAACCTAAGGGTTTACTTCCTGCTGGTAATAGTACCATTTTTTCATGGCTAGGTAAAAATGGTTTACCATGCTTAGCTAAACATGCTTTTAAATGCTGATAAGCTTCTTTATTAATCTCTAAAGGTCGATTTAATGCCTGAGCCACTGCTTTTACTGTTTTATCATCCCAAGTTGGGCCAAGTCCTCCAGTAAGTATAATAAAATCAGCTTTTTTAATAGCAGTAAGAAGGACATTAACAATCTCTTTTTGTTCATCACCAACAACAGTAATGCGTTCAATAAAGAAACCAGCAGAAGATAATTGTTTAGCTAATTCAAAACTATTTGTATCTTGTACTTCACCACTTAATATTTCATCCCCAACGATGATAATTTCGCCTTTAACCATAATTTTTTAAAATTTGTAAAATAATTAAGGTATAAATTCCAGCCATTAAATCGTCTAATACAATACCTAATCCCCCACCTATTTTTTCTATTTTTTTTATCGGAAACGGTTTTAGTATATCAAAAAATCGAAAAAAAAGAAAAGCCCCTAAAATATAAAACCATTTATTAGATGAATTTAAAAGAGCTAACCACATGCCAAGCATCTCATCTATTACTACTTGAGATGGATCTTTTTTCCCAAAATATTTTTCTGCCACCTTTGCTGCCAAAATGCCTAAAATAATAGCTAAAATTAAAAACATTATGTAGTAAATAATTGGATTGGGCAAGAAAAAATAAATAATAATAGCTAATAAAGCACCATAAGTTCCAGGTGCTCCAGGTAAATAACCTATACCAAATCCTGTAGCTATACATAAAAAAATTTTTTTCACTTTAAAATATCTACAATTGCTTGCACACTTGCATCTATCGGATGAGCTGTATTTACTACAATGTGTCTAGGGTCAGTTAATGGTTCAAAATTTCTCTTAAATTCTAAAAATAAAGCCAAATAACCATTAGAAATATCCTTTCCCATTTTTTCCCTTTCTGCTAAGCGTTTTTTCATAATCTCTTCATCACATTGGCAATAGAGAAACCAATAAGGGCAATTCATTTTTTCAGCCAAATTTCTTACTTTTTCTCTATATTTTTCTTTACTAAAAGAAGCATCAATAATTACAGAAAAACCATATCTTAAAACTTCAGAAGCTATTTCAAAAATAGCATCATAAACTTTTTCAATCATCTCTAAAGCATATACTCCCTTTCCAAAAGGCGCATAAAGATGTTTTTCAGGCTTTACTCCTAAAAGATGCTTACGTACAGCATCAGACCTTATAACTATTGCTCCTATTTTGGCAGCCAAAGCATTAGCAATAGTAGATTTCCCACTACCTAAAAGTCCTGTTGTGGCTAATAAAAAAGGTTTTTGAGATGAAAGATAGCTATAAGCTAAATTAAAATATTTTTCTGCCCTTTCTTTTGCTTCAGCACGCTGTTTTGAAGGAATTTCTTTTGAATCTATTTCAAAACTGCTAATTTTACCACGAACATAGGCACGATAAATTTTATAAAAATTCAATACCCCTAAAAGGTTAAAATCGTTAGTCTGAGTAAGATAAGTATTTAAAAAATAATTTCCAAAAGAAGATGCCTGGCGAAAGTCCAAATCCATTAACAAAAAAGCAACATCAGTTGCTACATCAGCATAACGGAATCGTTTATTAAACTCAATGCAATCAAGAACATAAATTTTATTATTGTAGTAATAAATATTTCCACAATGAAAATCACCATGACCATCTCTAATCCAACCTAAAGAAATGCGTTTTAAAAAGCGCTCTTTTTCATCTTTTAAAAATGAAAAGGAATATTCCTTTAAAGCATTATAAACTTCTTGAGAGATAGTATATCCTATATATGGAAATGTTTGATCAAAATTTTCTTTAATATTTATCTCTATTTTTTCTGGCAAACCATAGCTTTCAATTTCTTCATTTCTCTCTGCTTTAAAATAAAAATCAGCCATAAATTGAGCAATCTCTTTCATAATTGCTGGATTTAATTCACCTTTTTCTAATAATGAAGTCAAACAAGCTTCTTTTGGCAACTGCTTCATTTTTACAGCATAATCAACAATTTCGCCTTCCCCTCCAAAAAAGAAATTTCCATTTCTTTTTACTACTGGTGTTACCTCTAGATAAATATCTGGCGAAAGCCTCTTATTTAACCTTAATTCTTCCTCACAAAAATAACGCCTTTTTTCTAAAGTAGTAAAATCTAAAAAACCAAAATCTACTGGTTTCTTAATCTTATAAACAAATTCACCGGTTAAAAATATCCAAGAAATATGAGTTTGAATAAGCTTAATGGTTTTTACAGGATGCGGATATGCTGTGGGTTTTAAAAGTGATTCAATAAATTCCATGTGCTTTTTATGCCATGTTGACCTAAAAAAGGCAAGTGTAAAACTATTTCTTAAAATTCCCAAACCAAATCATCATCTGCAAAAAATACCAATAGGCAGGTATTTCATATTTAACCTCTCTTAAACGCCATATAAACCATCCAACAGGCAATAAAGATGAGGAGATAGCCAAAATATTTTTTATGTTTCTTTTTGTCAATCTTTACCCCTAATCTTGCCCCTACCTGAGCGCCAGAAAAGACAGCTCCACCTAAAACTAATGCCAATCTAGGATCAAAATGCCCTACTAATGCATGACCAATAAGACCAGTTAAGGCAGTAATACCAATCATCAAACTAGAAGAGCCAACCGCAATCTTCATGGGCACACCACCCAAAAGCACCAGTGCAGGTACTTTGAAAAGCCCACCACCTACTCCAAGCATACCAGCAATAAAACCTGCTAGAATCATAATGGGAATAATAACCAGCAGATTTAAGTGATACTCAAATTCACCTATTTTACGGTGTAAGCAAAACCAGTGCCTTTTAACGACCGGATAGGTCTTCTCAGCTTCTTGAATAGGCTTAATCATAAAATAGGCACCAATGAGCAAAATGCCAGCAAAGACCAGTTTGGAAAACATAGGTGGAAAATATGGAGAAAAATACCCACCTAAAAAGGCTCCTAAATTGGTAGGTGGTTCAACAATTAAAGCTAACCACCAATCTATCATCTTAGCCTTTTGAAACACCAACATAGCCGAAATAGTAGCAGCTATAATCAAGACCTGACTGATAGCTGCTGCTTTATAAAGAGGCAAGCCAAAGGCTAAAAGCATAGGCACATAAATTGCTCCCCCACCCTGACCAAACATCATAAAGATAACTGAAACACCAAAAAAAACTGCAAATAAAACCCCTATTTGTCCCCAGCTAAGCATCTTTTATCCCTTATATCCACCCTTAGCTTTTTTTAAACTTCCTAGTGATATTTTTAATCTCGCAAATTAATCTTCCTTGCCTTTTCAATTAAATCCTTAAGCTCATCTTCCTTTGAAATTTCATCAATAAGTTTTAAAAAAATTGAAGAAATTTTATTTTTCTTTAAGGTATATATCACCCATTGTCCTTGTCTCCTATTTTCCAAAAAATCTGCTTCTTCTAAAATCCTTAAGTGGCGTGAAACAGTAGGCTGACTGAGCTTAAGCAATGCCTGCAATTCACAAACACATAATTCCTTTTTTTTAGCAATACAGACTAGCATTTTAAGCCTGCTTTCATCCCCTAAAGCTTTAAAAGCCTTTATCCATTTTTTTAAACCTTCACCCATGAGTTTCCCAAAATATTAATTTTTACATATTTATATATCTTTATATATTGGCTGTCAAAAATATCTTTTTCGGGTAGTGTCAATTATTTTATAGGGTTATCTCCCAAATCAAATTGAATATTAAGTACTTCTTAAACCAGAAAAAAGTACAGAGGCTACAAAAGCAAAAACTTCGTTATTGGAATAACCACAATTTCTTTGTCATCAATTCTAATAATCCCATCTTCTTCCCTGTTTATCAAATAGGCTTTATCAATATTAAATAATGAACAAAATTTGAGCAAACCTTTTGTGTCTTTTTTATCTACTTTTTTATTTTTTCTGCTTGTGGCCAAAAAACTTCCTCTTAAATTGCTTGTCCTTTTTATCAAAAAAGATAACTCCAAATAATTAAGGGCATTCCTTATTGTTTTTTTATGCCTTCCTAAGTTTCTTGAAAGAGCGTCAATGTTTAAAATGATTCCAGGATTTTCAAAAATATATTCTGCAAGTATTCTTATTATTTCTGTATCTTCAACTCCAAAACTTTCAGGAATGTCCCTATAGATTATTCTTTCAATTACCAATTCCCTTATATATTCCTTTATTTCTCTTTCATCCATTGGCAGCGTTTCAGGAAACCCTTTTAAAACAAATTCATTTAGCAAAATGCTAAGTTTTCTTTTATGTATCTCAAAATCTTCTTTTTCCGGTATTTTTTCATTTTTAAATGCTAAGAACTCTTTAAAGGTTAAAGGGCTTAAGTAATGAAATAAATCTTTTTGTTTTTTATCCTGTCCTTTAAGATTTTTTCCTCATATTCTTTTATAATCTTGTCTAAATCTTCTTTTTCTATATCAAACGAAAAATAAAATATTTCCTTTGGATTAGTTCCAGAAGTGAGCAAATGGTCTATAAGATGTTGCATTAATACGGTTTTTCCAACCCTACGCAAGCCAATTATTACATCTACCTGCTTTCTAGATAAATACTCCTTTAAAGTTTCAAACAAAAATCTTC
The sequence above is drawn from the Candidatus Desulfofervidus auxilii genome and encodes:
- the recA gene encoding recombinase RecA, coding for MEKQKQQVIQTALSQIERQFGKGAIMRLGTQPHLFDIPVISSGSLSLDIATGIGGMPRGRVIEIFGQESSGKTTLALHVIAEAQKQGGTAAFIDAEHALDVSYAKKLGVNTDELLVSQPDYGEQALEIAEILVRSGALDVIVIDSVAALVPKAELEGDMGDAHMGLQARLMSQALRKLTGIVSKSQTVLIFINQIRQKIGMFIGNPETTTGGNALKFYASMRLDIRRVGPVREGDQVIGNRTRVKVVKNKIAPPFKEAEFDIIYGEGISKEGDILDLGVSYNIVEKSGAWFSYKGQRLGQGRENAKRFLREHPEITSEIEKAILEKTGFKRKEKEEEKK
- the thpR gene encoding RNA 2',3'-cyclic phosphodiesterase; its protein translation is MIRTFIAIPLPENVIESLTDLIEKLKPILPKVSWVKPHNIHLTLKFLGNIQENETLKIKQAIEESSFKIKYFSLAGYSLSVFPNIKRARVIWTGLKGDLDILKKLHNALEEKLNILGFPKEDRAFTPHLTLGRIKKAINSQILANTLKKHTDFSTPSFIVKEIVLFRSDLNPKGAIYTPLEKVFLKE
- a CDS encoding CinA family nicotinamide mononucleotide deamidase-related protein; amino-acid sequence: MVKGEIIIVGDEILSGEVQDTNSFELAKQLSSAGFFIERITVVGDEQKEIVNVLLTAIKKADFIILTGGLGPTWDDKTVKAVAQALNRPLEINKEAYQHLKACLAKHGKPFLPSHEKMVLLPAGSKPLGLAFHACGFKLIFDEKPLYFLPGVPKQMNQILKAQVLPDLNIIFPNISILYKKTLRIFGISETEVSNKISSLLASFPEIKVSSLPCFPEVHLVLRANKKEDLDKLIKEIKTILGNDIFGEDTETMPEVVGKLLLKKGYHLSVAESLTGGLIGHLITSVSGSSNYFDRGVVTYSNQAKIELLGVPKEIVNKYGPVSEKTARYMAEGVKKLAKSDIGIAVTGYAGPTAGPEAEVGTVFIGLATPTKIEVTEWHFNGDRSEIKMLAAMTALDKLRRYLIL
- a CDS encoding phosphatidylglycerophosphatase A; its protein translation is MKKIFLCIATGFGIGYLPGAPGTYGALLAIIIYFFLPNPIIYYIMFLILAIILGILAAKVAEKYFGKKDPSQVVIDEMLGMWLALLNSSNKWFYILGAFLFFRFFDILKPFPIKKIEKIGGGLGIVLDDLMAGIYTLIILQILKNYG
- a CDS encoding AAA family ATPase; this encodes MEFIESLLKPTAYPHPVKTIKLIQTHISWIFLTGEFVYKIKKPVDFGFLDFTTLEKRRYFCEEELRLNKRLSPDIYLEVTPVVKRNGNFFFGGEGEIVDYAVKMKQLPKEACLTSLLEKGELNPAIMKEIAQFMADFYFKAERNEEIESYGLPEKIEINIKENFDQTFPYIGYTISQEVYNALKEYSFSFLKDEKERFLKRISLGWIRDGHGDFHCGNIYYYNNKIYVLDCIEFNKRFRYADVATDVAFLLMDLDFRQASSFGNYFLNTYLTQTNDFNLLGVLNFYKIYRAYVRGKISSFEIDSKEIPSKQRAEAKERAEKYFNLAYSYLSSQKPFLLATTGLLGSGKSTIANALAAKIGAIVIRSDAVRKHLLGVKPEKHLYAPFGKGVYALEMIEKVYDAIFEIASEVLRYGFSVIIDASFSKEKYREKVRNLAEKMNCPYWFLYCQCDEEIMKKRLAEREKMGKDISNGYLALFLEFKRNFEPLTDPRHIVVNTAHPIDASVQAIVDILK
- a CDS encoding sulfite exporter TauE/SafE family protein — translated: MLSWGQIGVLFAVFFGVSVIFMMFGQGGGAIYVPMLLAFGLPLYKAAAISQVLIIAATISAMLVFQKAKMIDWWLALIVEPPTNLGAFLGGYFSPYFPPMFSKLVFAGILLIGAYFMIKPIQEAEKTYPVVKRHWFCLHRKIGEFEYHLNLLVIIPIMILAGFIAGMLGVGGGLFKVPALVLLGGVPMKIAVGSSSLMIGITALTGLIGHALVGHFDPRLALVLGGAVFSGAQVGARLGVKIDKKKHKKYFGYLLIFIACWMVYMAFKRG
- a CDS encoding metalloregulator ArsR/SmtB family transcription factor, with product MGEGLKKWIKAFKALGDESRLKMLVCIAKKKELCVCELQALLKLSQPTVSRHLRILEEADFLENRRQGQWVIYTLKKNKISSIFLKLIDEISKEDELKDLIEKARKINLRD
- a CDS encoding AAA family ATPase — encoded protein: MEIAEFNPWWETGSIEKEIKSLRRRFLFETLKEYLSRKQVDVIIGLRRVGKTVLMQHLIDHLLTSGTNPKEIFYFSFDIEKEDLDKIIKEYEEKILKDRIKNKKIYFIT